A window of Blautia argi genomic DNA:
ATAGATGTTTTATACTGTGAAAGCTAACACTTTATTCACTTATAATTGCACAATCCTTTTCGAATCTCCCAATCATTTACTTTGACATCTATATCCCAGTATGATAAACTAAAATCAATTATGGAATCTTATACCCTCAACAACAATTATAGATAAGAATACATATTTGAAACTATATACCAATCAAGAAGTTACAGAGGTGAAAAAATTGGACAAAAACGAGTACAGGGCAAAACTTGATGAAATTAATGACCTGGTAGACAGACAGGACTACAAGGGCGCCCTCAAAATTGTTGATACCATTGACTGGAGAAGAGTACGCAGCGCCAGAACCTTGTGTATGGTGGGTGAAATCTACGAGGCAAACAAACGGTATGAGGACAGCCGGAAGCTGCTTCTTCTCGCGCACCAGAGAGCGCCTATTGGAAAAACAGTTCTGTACAGACTGGTGGAGCTTTCTATTAAAATGGGGAATTTTGACGAGGCTGTGGACTATTACAAGCGGTTTGTGGAAGTATCTCCAAATGACAACAGCCGTTACATTCTGAAATATAAAATTTACAGAGCAAAACGTTCCCCTATTGAAGAACAGATTTCCATATTGCAGGAATATAAGGACAGAGAATATACGGAACGCTGGGCTTACGAGCTGGCAAGGCTGTATGCAAAGGCCGGAATGAAGGAAGCGTGTGTGGAAGAATGTGATGATCTGATTTTGTGGTTCAGTGAAGGCAGATATGTGAATAAAGCAATGGAATTAAAGATGAAATTTGCGCCACTGACAGCGTCACAGAAGGAGAAATACGAAAGCCGTTTTAAGAGTATATCAGCAGGAAGAACTGCTGCGGAACCAAAACCGACAAAGACGGAGAAACCGGACATTACAGCAAATGCATTTAACAGCAGCCAGGATAAGGAAATTGAAGAAATCTTAAAGAGCATTACCATAGGAGATATGAGCAGTCCGGCGCCTACATCTGAGAAGCAGCCGGAGTATATGCCTCAATCTGATGCAAAACCGCAGCAGCCGGAAGATTTGCAGGATAAGGTTGCCCAGGGTCTGCGCGATGTTTTCCAGGGAAATGCAGATGAAGAGGTAATTGCTGCAACCTGTGAGCCGGAAAAGAACGCTGCGCCTCAAAAGGGTGATTATATTGTAAAAGATTTAGAACCTGAGGATATTCACGGGCAGTCAGGCTTTAAGCCGTTCCATGTAGGCGGCGCTATGACAATGGAGGTTAAGGCAGAAGCGCCGAAATCTCAGATGTTTACACCAAAAAGTGAGGATTCAGAAGCTTTCAGAACCGATACAAAAAATCTGGAATTTGATTTGGAAGCGCTTCTGGCAGAAACAGCAAATGAGTTGGCTCAGGCAGTAGCAGAAGAAACAGAGTCTGAAAGCAAAGAGGAAGTACAGGAAGAGGCTGCGGGTACAGAAGAAGTTTCAGAAGAAACAGAGTCTGAAGCAGAAGATACGGATGCATTCCAGGCAGGACTGGAAGCTGTAGCAAATGCTTTTGCACCAGAGGAAACGGTAGAAGAAGATGTGAAGGAAACCGCGCAGGATACCGGATTACCTGCACCGGCAGCTGCAAGAGCAGCTATTGTGGCAGACAATTTAAGAGCAGCGCTTTCTGAAAAGGCAGAAGAAATTGATGCGCTGGCAGCAGAAAAAATGGAATCGGCGGTTGTGGAAGCTGAAGTTGTGGAAGAGAAAAACAGCGGATACAGACGAGGCGCCTGAGGCGGAAATCGCTGAAACAGAGCCGGAGGCAGCCGAAGTTTCCGATACAGCAGAAACCGAAAGTCCGGAAGCAGAAGACGTAGTCGATGTGGAAGAGAATTTAGAGGAAACAGGGGAGTTTCCGGTAGACGAACTGGCAGAAGAGCTTGTAAATACGGTTGAAACAGAGGATGCAGAGGCTGTTGATCTGCAGGTTCCGGAAGGCGCTACAAAGGAAATTCCGGTAGAAGCAGTAAAAGAGAAGCTGGGAGAGGTTGATTTCTCAGAAGTTCTGGCACAGGAGCTGGAGGATATAGCAGAGCCGCAGAAGGAGGATTCTCATATTAAACGTGTGACTGCATCTGTAGAAGCTGATACACAGCACAGCGCACATGCGTTCCAGACTGCGGTTGAGGGTCTGATGCGTCATCACCTTACAGAAGAGGAACACAGACGTCTGTTTACTTATTTTGCACCGATTCCGGGCATGAGTCAGCAGATTAACGAAGCTTTGGATACAGCACAGGAATCTGCATGTGCAAAGACCTCCTGTACAGGAAATATCATTGTGACAGGAAGGGAAGGATCCGGAAAGACTCGTCTTTCCGAAGGCCTGATTAAAGCACTTTGCAAGGAGCGGCAGATGGAGGGTGCGAGAGTTGCATTCCTGACTGCAGAACAGTTGAATAAAAAAGACCCGGCAGCAGTGGTAAATACCCTTGCAGGGGGATTTCTGGCAGTGGAAAATGCAGGAAAATTAAGCAGCCAGACCATAGAAAACCTGTCAAAGGCAATGGAATTTAAGACCAATCGTCTGACCGTGATTCTGGAGGATTTAAAACCGGGTATTCGTGCTTTGGAGGCAGATTATCCTGAGTTCATGAAGAAATTTGATTCCCGCATCGTGATTCCGGTGTTTACCAATGACGAGTTGGTTTCCTTTGCAAAAACTTATGCAAAGGAACTGGGATATAAGATTGACGACATGGC
This region includes:
- a CDS encoding tetratricopeptide repeat protein; the protein is MKKLDKNEYRAKLDEINDLVDRQDYKGALKIVDTIDWRRVRSARTLCMVGEIYEANKRYEDSRKLLLLAHQRAPIGKTVLYRLVELSIKMGNFDEAVDYYKRFVEVSPNDNSRYILKYKIYRAKRSPIEEQISILQEYKDREYTERWAYELARLYAKAGMKEACVEECDDLILWFSEGRYVNKAMELKMKFAPLTASQKEKYESRFKSISAGRTAAEPKPTKTEKPDITANAFNSSQDKEIEEILKSITIGDMSSPAPTSEKQPEYMPQSDAKPQQPEDLQDKVAQGLRDVFQGNADEEVIAATCEPEKNAAPQKGDYIVKDLEPEDIHGQSGFKPFHVGGAMTMEVKAEAPKSQMFTPKSEDSEAFRTDTKNLEFDLEALLAETANELAQAVAEETESESKEEVQEEAAGTEEVSEETESEAEDTDAFQAGLEAVANAFAPEETVEEDVKETAQDTGLPAPAAARAAIVADNLRAALSEKAEEIDALAAEKMESAVVEAEVVEEKNSGYRRGA